In Syntrophomonas wolfei subsp. wolfei str. Goettingen G311, a single window of DNA contains:
- a CDS encoding transposase, whose product MNIRQNCIFSFEDALKIQPKSRLEKIINTLDLKPVLCKLDKPGEIRVGPKPYPAYAMLNALIAMRLENMGTFTQLVERLTYDPHLRYVCGFEPFGTAPSKSCFSRFYSKLAQSGCLETLFTSLVKQAEEMGLLDLSSVAIDATKVEAYEKSVPRKNIIQDGNAADWGIKSDTNGNPIKWFGYKLHIGTDVRSGLPIAMKVTPANCSDSSVALELVEKCCANTQSKIVYFLMDAGYDHREIYSVIRDKYHAQAIIALNKRGAKQPPEGFDWDGTPICSARYRMVYWGSYQGVNKFRCPHIMGKCDCPFGSAWCSDSNYGMVVKTKVKDDPRLFSSPHRGSANWQKQYNLRTYSERCFSRFKENLGLEDGLNVRKITKVETHAYLCAITMIAAVIAINQDSSTRSSAA is encoded by the coding sequence ATGAATATTCGACAGAACTGTATTTTCTCCTTTGAAGACGCATTAAAAATACAACCGAAATCAAGGCTTGAGAAAATAATTAACACCCTTGATCTAAAACCAGTTCTTTGCAAATTAGATAAACCTGGCGAGATAAGAGTTGGACCAAAACCATACCCAGCCTATGCGATGTTAAATGCCCTGATAGCTATGAGACTAGAGAACATGGGTACCTTTACTCAACTGGTTGAACGACTTACTTATGATCCTCATCTACGGTATGTTTGCGGTTTTGAACCATTTGGTACCGCGCCTAGCAAATCATGTTTTAGCCGGTTTTATTCAAAACTTGCTCAGAGCGGTTGTTTAGAAACATTGTTTACTTCCCTGGTTAAACAAGCAGAGGAAATGGGCCTTCTTGATCTTAGTTCAGTAGCAATTGACGCTACCAAGGTAGAAGCTTATGAAAAGTCCGTTCCCCGCAAGAATATCATCCAGGATGGTAATGCCGCTGATTGGGGTATTAAGAGTGATACCAACGGCAACCCTATCAAGTGGTTTGGCTACAAGCTCCATATTGGCACCGATGTAAGGTCCGGGCTTCCCATAGCAATGAAGGTAACGCCGGCCAATTGTTCTGATTCCAGTGTAGCTTTGGAGTTGGTTGAGAAATGTTGTGCCAATACTCAGTCCAAAATAGTTTACTTCCTGATGGATGCTGGCTATGACCACCGTGAAATATATTCTGTAATCAGAGATAAATACCACGCCCAAGCTATCATTGCCCTGAATAAGCGGGGTGCTAAACAACCTCCAGAAGGTTTTGATTGGGATGGAACTCCCATCTGTTCTGCTAGGTATCGGATGGTGTACTGGGGTTCCTATCAGGGAGTAAACAAGTTTAGATGTCCTCATATTATGGGTAAATGCGACTGTCCTTTTGGCTCCGCCTGGTGTTCTGATAGCAACTATGGAATGGTGGTAAAAACTAAAGTTAAAGACGATCCCAGGTTATTTTCAAGTCCCCACCGGGGCTCTGCTAACTGGCAGAAGCAATATAATTTGAGAACCTACTCAGAACGCTGTTTCAGCCGTTTTAAGGAAAACTTGGGTTTAGAAGACGGGCTAAACGTTAGAAAAATAACTAAGGTTGAAACCCACGCTTATCTCTGCGCTATAACTATGATTGCAGCTGTAATAGCAATAAACCAAGACAGCAGTACTAGATCATCAGCAGCATAA
- a CDS encoding DUF5615 family PIN-like protein: protein MGKCMRFLADMGISQHTISWLRRQGFDAVHLREERLQRSPDNEVLAKAARENRILLTMDLDFGYLVAISEQIIPAVIIFRLSDERSEIVNSRLSEVLVKCAGDIQSGVIISVSDRTIRIRRLPI from the coding sequence ATGGGTAAATGTATGAGGTTTTTGGCGGATATGGGAATATCTCAACACACTATTTCCTGGCTACGCCGACAAGGTTTTGATGCTGTTCATTTACGCGAGGAAAGGTTACAGCGTTCACCAGATAACGAAGTGCTTGCAAAAGCAGCCAGAGAAAATAGAATATTACTAACTATGGATTTAGACTTCGGGTACCTGGTAGCTATTAGTGAGCAGATAATACCAGCAGTAATAATATTTAGATTAAGTGATGAAAGGTCAGAAATAGTTAATTCCCGACTATCCGAAGTTCTTGTAAAATGTGCTGGTGATATTCAATCCGGGGTAATAATATCAGTAAGTGATAGAACTATAAGAATACGCCGACTACCGATATAA
- a CDS encoding DUF433 domain-containing protein: MLGYNRITFDQSIMGGQACIRGMRITVSLLVGLVARGKSFTDIIQEYPDLEVEDIQQALEYAAWLAREQVYG; this comes from the coding sequence ATGCTAGGTTATAATCGTATAACCTTCGACCAATCCATCATGGGGGGGCAGGCGTGCATTCGTGGTATGAGGATTACTGTTTCCTTACTGGTGGGACTGGTTGCACGGGGTAAAAGCTTTACGGACATAATTCAAGAATATCCCGATCTGGAAGTGGAAGACATTCAACAGGCTTTAGAATATGCTGCCTGGTTGGCCAGGGAACAGGTATATGGGTAA
- a CDS encoding alpha/beta hydrolase family protein yields MLHRDDRDYGSYRLYNVANRKDTLLLSSDIPIKDVGHSYPVSFKASDGHTVFGYLTLPLGKSPRNLPLIVNVHGGPTTVD; encoded by the coding sequence TTGCTGCACCGGGATGACCGGGATTATGGCAGCTACCGGCTGTATAATGTTGCAAACAGGAAGGATACCCTTCTTTTATCGTCGGATATACCTATAAAGGATGTTGGACATAGCTATCCGGTATCTTTCAAAGCAAGTGATGGTCATACCGTATTTGGATATCTCACCTTGCCACTGGGCAAAAGTCCGCGCAATCTACCATTAATAGTAAATGTCCATGGTGGACCAACCACGGTTGATTAA
- the cas6 gene encoding CRISPR system precrRNA processing endoribonuclease RAMP protein Cas6 produces MIKLEISCLEFTLSSNQAVEMAPFIGSTIRGVFGNILKDSCCVEPRGKCSECMLRNRCVYTYLFESGWYFSNGERQQSGVPQPYVFEPTIYNNAEMKSGQAELKLGLLLFGNSIDYLPVFVHCIKIISKWGLGKNHIAYELERVEDLFGQKQVWHKGSTIMIKRPHTKTWDDYRKEAQSKNIIKRCQIELITPLRLKKEGHLQSKLDFSTIVKAIIRRWNLLNKYYGTGQKNDDSEIINSAATIPSGTLNLHWQEMERYSRRQDQRMMLGGMMGIMECSGELNPFLPWLLLGEDIHIGKNASFGLGKYKLTLM; encoded by the coding sequence TTGATTAAACTGGAAATATCTTGCCTGGAATTTACCTTGAGCAGCAATCAGGCTGTGGAAATGGCACCCTTTATAGGTTCAACCATACGGGGAGTGTTTGGTAACATCCTGAAGGATAGCTGTTGCGTAGAACCGCGCGGGAAATGCTCAGAATGCATGCTCAGGAATCGCTGCGTATACACTTATCTATTTGAAAGCGGGTGGTATTTTTCAAATGGCGAGCGACAGCAATCAGGTGTGCCGCAACCCTATGTATTTGAACCAACTATTTATAATAATGCAGAAATGAAATCGGGTCAGGCAGAACTGAAACTGGGATTGTTGTTATTTGGTAACAGTATAGATTATTTACCGGTCTTTGTGCATTGTATAAAAATAATTAGTAAATGGGGACTCGGGAAAAACCACATCGCTTATGAATTGGAAAGAGTAGAGGATTTGTTTGGACAAAAGCAGGTATGGCACAAAGGATCGACAATAATGATTAAACGGCCACATACCAAAACCTGGGATGATTACCGAAAAGAAGCCCAAAGCAAGAACATAATAAAAAGATGCCAGATAGAATTAATTACCCCGTTACGCCTGAAAAAGGAAGGACATCTGCAGAGTAAACTGGATTTCAGCACAATTGTAAAAGCAATTATCAGGCGTTGGAACCTGTTGAACAAGTATTATGGTACGGGACAAAAGAATGATGATAGTGAAATAATCAATTCGGCTGCTACCATTCCCAGTGGAACGCTGAACTTGCACTGGCAGGAAATGGAGCGTTATTCAAGAAGGCAGGATCAGCGTATGATGCTGGGAGGGATGATGGGCATAATGGAATGTTCTGGAGAACTGAACCCATTTTTACCGTGGTTATTATTAGGGGAAGATATACACATAGGTAAAAATGCCAGTTTTGGACTGGGAAAATACAAATTAACCCTGATGTAA
- the cas2 gene encoding CRISPR-associated endonuclease Cas2 has translation MLVIMVYDVEVKRVAKVLKTGRKYLYWVQNSVLEGNINEGSFKKLKAELSRIIDHEYDSIIFYTFRTSKYSEREIMGIEKGGESQFL, from the coding sequence ATGCTGGTAATAATGGTATATGATGTTGAAGTAAAACGAGTAGCCAAAGTATTAAAGACGGGTCGCAAATATCTATACTGGGTACAAAATTCAGTATTGGAAGGTAATATAAATGAAGGCAGTTTCAAAAAACTAAAAGCAGAATTGAGTCGAATCATTGACCACGAATACGATTCAATTATTTTCTATACCTTCCGAACAAGCAAATATTCGGAAAGGGAGATCATGGGTATAGAAAAAGGCGGAGAAAGCCAATTCTTGTAA
- the cas1b gene encoding type I-B CRISPR-associated endonuclease Cas1b has product MKKAIYVFNEGKFKRKDNTLYFETEQGKRYIPVEDINEIHVYGEVDLNKRFLEFLTQKEIILHFYNNYGYYSGSYYPREHLNSGYMTLHQAEHYLDEQRRLMLAKLFVQGASANMLEVLKYYHNRGKDLTRALQSIGNLIDRIDESVSVEVLMAVEGNIRDAYYSAFNTIIDKSDFLFEGRNRRPPRDRINALISFGNTMTYTACLSEIYRTHLDPRISYLHTTNFRRFSLNLDIAEIFKPILVDRIIFYLLARNMLRSTHFENKMGGILLNDKGRQVFVNEWEKRLRTTIKHRDIGHEVSYRRLIRLELYKLEKHLIGEKLYKAYVSRW; this is encoded by the coding sequence ATGAAAAAAGCCATTTATGTTTTTAATGAAGGAAAATTTAAACGCAAAGACAATACCCTGTATTTTGAAACCGAACAGGGTAAGCGCTATATCCCGGTGGAGGATATTAATGAAATCCATGTTTATGGGGAAGTAGACCTGAACAAACGCTTTTTGGAATTCCTCACCCAAAAAGAGATAATACTTCATTTTTATAATAACTATGGTTATTACAGCGGCTCTTATTATCCCCGCGAACATCTTAACTCCGGGTACATGACTTTACACCAGGCAGAACACTACCTGGATGAGCAACGCCGTTTGATGCTAGCGAAATTATTTGTTCAGGGAGCATCGGCTAATATGCTGGAAGTATTAAAGTATTATCATAACAGGGGTAAAGATCTTACCCGGGCCCTTCAAAGCATAGGTAATCTGATAGATAGGATAGATGAATCGGTTTCAGTTGAAGTATTAATGGCGGTTGAAGGGAATATCAGAGATGCGTATTACAGTGCTTTCAATACTATAATTGATAAAAGCGATTTTCTTTTCGAAGGTAGAAACCGGCGTCCGCCCCGCGATCGTATAAATGCTTTGATCAGTTTTGGCAATACCATGACATACACAGCCTGTTTGAGTGAAATATACCGGACTCATCTGGATCCACGAATCTCCTATTTGCATACTACAAACTTCAGGAGATTCAGCTTAAACTTGGACATTGCAGAAATATTCAAACCAATATTAGTCGACCGAATAATATTTTATTTGCTGGCCCGTAACATGCTACGCTCCACGCATTTTGAAAATAAGATGGGTGGAATTCTGCTAAATGATAAAGGACGCCAGGTATTTGTAAACGAATGGGAAAAACGCCTGCGTACTACAATAAAGCACCGGGATATAGGCCATGAAGTGTCTTATCGGAGATTAATAAGATTGGAATTATATAAACTGGAGAAACACCTGATAGGGGAAAAGCTTTACAAAGCCTATGTTAGCCGTTGGTAG
- the cas4 gene encoding CRISPR-associated protein Cas4: protein MPETEFQVNGTLIWYYYICKRQVWLMAHALGPDQEDNNLYQGRTIHEFSYQRDKKEINLGNIKIDLVRSEKGRLIIGEIKKSSKFLTSATRQLQFYLWQIEQMGIAACGELFIPEEKQRIEVILDEEARLELETATKKIIDIVEKAAPPPAQKIKWCKPCAYAEFCWA, encoded by the coding sequence ATGCCCGAAACGGAATTCCAAGTAAACGGAACTTTAATCTGGTACTACTATATCTGCAAAAGGCAGGTGTGGTTAATGGCCCATGCCCTGGGCCCTGATCAGGAGGACAATAACCTATATCAGGGCAGAACAATCCATGAATTTAGTTACCAGCGCGATAAAAAGGAAATAAACCTGGGCAATATTAAAATTGATTTGGTACGCAGTGAAAAAGGCCGGTTGATTATTGGAGAGATAAAGAAAAGCTCTAAATTTTTAACCAGTGCCACCCGGCAACTGCAATTCTACTTATGGCAGATTGAGCAAATGGGTATTGCGGCTTGCGGGGAATTATTCATCCCTGAAGAAAAACAGCGCATCGAAGTTATATTGGATGAAGAAGCCCGCCTGGAGCTGGAAACGGCAACAAAGAAAATTATTGATATAGTTGAAAAAGCTGCGCCTCCGCCGGCTCAGAAAATAAAATGGTGCAAACCCTGTGCCTATGCGGAATTCTGCTGGGCTTAA
- a CDS encoding CRISPR-associated helicase/endonuclease Cas3, which yields MRGKPCSHPGKQLEKHLINTGNIALLMAEHYSLTLDETERSALLMHDIGKAHSAFQKRLCRACPAANTCAELCRQSPPEQVYTGHAAPSAALVLAKTGNIILAEAVRRHHGALQNLDEIKSYWINGEYADRIKELTALYTWPGMSTLGLWDEIPADFIKSFPDEISWENLCFDQLEILLPVDNPEAMSHLWLELRKIYSLLVTADRWDAAVGTEWQAKYWHPQAQKFTQFIQQKRLESQHSGRSELALWRTALYEKAVNNATQIMDKPGLYTLTLPTGAGKTLIGLSLASMAAERFKATGIIYILPFISLVDQNAGVAGQLFDQVQEDHHLAYRDDGDDKKPDYGSDNQAGEFLSFFRYWDMPVVVTTLSKLWDVMYSPRANDNMNFHRLSQAVVLLDEPQSIPVKYWDGIGRTLELISQQWGSTFILMTATQPVIIQGKELTPETVAFPKERHKIIWQNHALDIDKLPDFLDDRGWAQKDCLVILNTRESALRTYLAALKRGLPTLLLSRWLTPHDRQRILDQLIKMEHNELQRTLISTQVVEAGVDLDFAMVIRDLAPFDSIVQAAGRCNRHAQREGLAELWVIEVKDDRNRSLSSYIYDKTLLNQTRNLLNEQGILRESAIAARVTEYYRRLSSAVIPDEIWPDIIKGHWGAYHPLYDEQIPEAALLIDEDGSIEELLNELPALPPGLKSLSRRRSINRELGQHTINVGLKYLQEWDDSLSGFIIAKDKPVLEKTPFSWWILHAEGIGQVYSKDSGFIPLKYSQQYQDIVLPVDGGDF from the coding sequence ATGCGTGGTAAACCTTGCAGCCATCCCGGAAAACAACTGGAAAAACACCTTATCAATACGGGAAACATAGCCCTTTTAATGGCGGAACATTATAGTCTCACACTTGATGAAACGGAGCGAAGTGCTCTGTTAATGCATGATATCGGCAAAGCACATTCCGCTTTTCAAAAGCGATTGTGCCGCGCCTGCCCCGCGGCCAATACCTGTGCGGAACTATGCCGGCAATCACCACCGGAACAGGTTTATACCGGACATGCAGCACCCTCAGCCGCGCTGGTATTGGCTAAAACTGGCAACATCATACTGGCAGAGGCCGTACGTCGGCATCATGGAGCCCTGCAGAATCTGGACGAAATTAAAAGCTACTGGATTAATGGAGAATATGCTGACCGCATAAAAGAATTGACAGCATTATATACCTGGCCGGGGATGTCCACCCTGGGATTATGGGATGAAATACCGGCCGATTTTATAAAAAGTTTTCCGGATGAAATCAGCTGGGAGAACCTTTGTTTTGACCAACTGGAGATTCTGCTGCCGGTTGATAACCCGGAAGCTATGAGCCATTTATGGCTGGAATTGCGCAAAATATATTCATTACTGGTTACAGCCGACCGTTGGGATGCAGCGGTGGGAACAGAATGGCAGGCCAAATACTGGCATCCGCAAGCACAAAAGTTCACTCAATTTATTCAGCAAAAACGGCTCGAATCACAGCACAGCGGAAGAAGTGAATTGGCCTTATGGCGGACGGCATTATATGAAAAAGCTGTAAATAATGCCACTCAGATAATGGATAAACCGGGACTATATACATTAACCCTGCCAACCGGTGCCGGTAAGACATTAATCGGATTATCTTTGGCATCTATGGCCGCAGAAAGGTTTAAGGCGACCGGTATAATTTATATCCTGCCTTTCATAAGTCTGGTGGATCAGAATGCGGGAGTAGCCGGACAGTTATTTGACCAGGTACAGGAAGATCACCATTTAGCTTACCGGGATGATGGGGATGATAAAAAGCCGGATTACGGATCGGATAATCAGGCCGGGGAATTCCTATCATTTTTTCGTTACTGGGATATGCCGGTGGTCGTAACTACCCTTTCAAAACTATGGGATGTAATGTACTCCCCCCGGGCCAACGATAATATGAACTTTCACCGCTTGAGCCAGGCGGTTGTTTTATTGGACGAGCCTCAGAGCATTCCTGTTAAATACTGGGACGGCATAGGAAGAACACTGGAACTGATATCTCAGCAATGGGGAAGCACTTTTATATTGATGACTGCCACTCAACCGGTCATTATTCAGGGAAAGGAACTGACACCGGAAACAGTAGCATTTCCTAAAGAACGACACAAGATAATATGGCAAAACCATGCACTAGATATAGATAAGTTGCCTGACTTTCTGGATGATAGAGGGTGGGCACAAAAAGATTGCCTGGTGATTCTTAACACGCGGGAATCAGCTTTGCGAACCTACCTGGCAGCTTTGAAAAGAGGTTTGCCGACATTATTATTGTCCAGATGGCTAACCCCGCATGACCGGCAGCGAATCCTTGATCAGCTCATAAAAATGGAACATAACGAACTGCAAAGAACTTTAATATCCACGCAGGTAGTCGAAGCGGGTGTTGACCTTGATTTTGCTATGGTTATCCGGGATTTAGCTCCTTTTGACAGTATTGTTCAAGCTGCTGGGAGATGTAATCGCCATGCTCAACGGGAAGGATTGGCTGAATTGTGGGTTATAGAAGTGAAAGACGATCGAAACCGTTCATTATCATCCTATATATATGATAAAACCTTATTGAATCAAACCCGAAATCTGTTGAATGAGCAGGGGATTTTAAGGGAATCTGCTATAGCTGCCCGGGTTACAGAATATTATCGGCGCTTGAGTAGTGCAGTTATACCTGATGAAATTTGGCCCGATATTATTAAAGGTCATTGGGGTGCTTATCACCCATTATATGATGAACAGATTCCCGAGGCAGCTTTGCTAATTGATGAGGATGGCAGCATAGAAGAATTATTGAATGAATTACCAGCATTGCCTCCCGGTTTAAAAAGCCTGTCCCGGCGACGCTCAATCAACCGTGAACTCGGTCAGCACACTATTAATGTGGGATTAAAATACTTACAGGAATGGGATGACAGTCTATCCGGTTTCATTATCGCTAAGGATAAGCCGGTTTTAGAAAAAACCCCTTTTTCCTGGTGGATATTGCATGCAGAAGGGATTGGTCAGGTTTATTCGAAAGATAGCGGATTTATTCCGCTAAAATACAGCCAGCAATACCAGGACATAGTTCTGCCGGTAGATGGAGGAGATTTTTAA
- the cas5b gene encoding type I-B CRISPR-associated protein Cas5b: protein MALVFDIEGDMALFRKPYTTTSMVSYPFPPPTAIAGLIAGIIGINHEASQDAKNARYWEKMREVQVAIALLSPIRWINTAVNLMKYKNSNADMSEHIQVKHQLVKKPRYRIYVQGGEIYKILKQRLEREEFIYTPCLGAAYALADIKYHGEYEPAEAEMDSGFNTIVPGYEGLELDIVRSGAVFSEQIPVQMTVTRCLSHTVQVYYAQPGKAGSPLLYLRNQGALQSNMINGEKVAWFNAW from the coding sequence GTGGCTCTAGTTTTTGATATAGAGGGAGATATGGCACTATTCCGTAAACCCTATACCACCACCTCTATGGTGTCATACCCTTTTCCGCCGCCAACAGCAATCGCCGGCTTGATAGCAGGAATAATCGGCATAAATCACGAAGCCAGTCAGGATGCCAAAAACGCCCGCTATTGGGAAAAGATGCGCGAAGTTCAGGTAGCAATAGCTTTGCTCAGCCCTATCCGCTGGATAAATACCGCGGTAAACCTCATGAAATATAAAAACTCCAATGCGGATATGTCTGAACATATACAGGTAAAGCATCAACTGGTAAAAAAGCCGCGTTACCGGATTTATGTACAGGGAGGGGAAATATATAAAATTCTCAAACAAAGATTGGAAAGGGAAGAATTTATCTATACCCCTTGCCTGGGAGCAGCCTATGCCCTGGCAGATATAAAATACCACGGCGAATATGAACCGGCAGAAGCGGAGATGGATTCAGGGTTTAATACTATTGTACCGGGCTATGAAGGCCTGGAATTAGACATTGTGCGCTCGGGGGCGGTATTCAGCGAACAAATCCCGGTTCAAATGACCGTCACAAGATGCCTTAGCCATACGGTTCAGGTTTATTATGCCCAACCGGGAAAAGCCGGCAGCCCCTTGTTGTATCTGCGTAATCAGGGAGCTTTGCAAAGTAATATGATAAATGGAGAAAAGGTGGCCTGGTTCAATGCGTGGTAA
- the cas7b gene encoding type I-B CRISPR-associated protein Cas7/Csh2, with the protein MAFKQRREYLFLYTVKDANPNGDPLNENHPRYDGDTAQAMASDVRVKRTTRDEWVRSGEIVFVDGEPKSLKTRFEELKKITGKSDAREIMKQCLDVRLFGVTFALGKEAFAWTGPVQFKWGRSLHSASFEFVQGTAAFATERGGADNRQRSFRNEYLVPFALMGVYAIANQYASQYTDAADEDLQRMLDGLWQGTDNLITRSKNEHKSRLLIEITYKEDFNGKIGALDDKVTLLDREGKVMDREKQKALRSLQEVSLDIGALLKSMELKQEQIAGIRVITDGEINIIQEEQLKGISSIEVR; encoded by the coding sequence ATGGCCTTTAAGCAGAGACGGGAATATTTATTCTTATATACGGTAAAAGACGCTAATCCCAATGGTGATCCCCTTAACGAAAACCATCCCCGTTATGATGGGGACACAGCACAGGCAATGGCATCTGATGTGCGGGTAAAAAGGACAACTCGTGACGAGTGGGTAAGGAGCGGGGAGATAGTATTTGTTGATGGGGAACCTAAATCGCTTAAAACCAGATTTGAAGAACTTAAGAAGATTACTGGCAAAAGCGATGCTCGTGAAATAATGAAACAATGCCTGGATGTGAGGCTGTTCGGAGTAACTTTTGCACTGGGCAAAGAAGCCTTTGCCTGGACGGGACCGGTACAATTTAAGTGGGGCAGGTCGCTACATAGTGCCAGTTTTGAATTTGTACAGGGGACAGCCGCCTTTGCCACAGAACGCGGAGGAGCAGACAATCGACAAAGGTCGTTTCGCAACGAATACCTGGTACCCTTCGCCCTGATGGGGGTTTATGCCATAGCCAATCAGTATGCCAGCCAGTATACAGATGCCGCTGATGAGGACCTGCAAAGAATGCTAGATGGCTTATGGCAGGGAACCGATAACCTGATTACACGCAGCAAGAATGAGCATAAGTCCCGCCTGTTAATTGAGATAACATATAAAGAAGATTTTAACGGCAAAATCGGGGCTCTGGATGATAAAGTTACTCTGCTGGATCGGGAGGGGAAAGTTATGGACCGGGAAAAACAAAAAGCTTTGCGCAGCCTGCAGGAGGTAAGTCTTGATATAGGGGCTTTGTTAAAATCAATGGAATTAAAGCAAGAGCAGATTGCCGGTATTAGAGTTATTACCGATGGGGAAATAAACATTATTCAGGAAGAGCAATTAAAGGGAATAAGCAGTATCGAAGTGAGGTGA
- a CDS encoding RNA polymerase sigma factor → MTTTTGNCALNSMVQALAAGDDRAWQELMQTPWYSYALWKMEFNFGNDGEDLMQEALTDLYLALNRYLNSGNSITSLKALFLKIVNRNKNTYLDKYYRRSGIVTQISYEAESMENYQLLNEPDDYEQLEDKLLLSSYIPALQEAVLAAKIKPEEWDIIIAYYAYNESDRSIAVRLKKPINTIKSKRQRAMARLQKKCKESRGKSIC, encoded by the coding sequence ATGACAACTACGACAGGAAACTGTGCGTTGAACAGTATGGTACAGGCTTTGGCAGCAGGAGATGATCGGGCGTGGCAGGAATTAATGCAAACCCCCTGGTATAGTTATGCTCTTTGGAAAATGGAATTCAATTTTGGAAATGATGGTGAAGACCTGATGCAGGAGGCTCTGACAGATTTATATTTAGCTTTGAATCGTTATCTGAACTCCGGTAATTCGATAACATCTCTTAAAGCATTATTTTTGAAAATAGTAAATAGAAATAAAAACACTTACCTGGATAAGTATTACCGGCGCTCAGGGATTGTAACTCAGATTTCATACGAAGCAGAGAGCATGGAGAATTATCAATTGTTAAATGAGCCAGATGATTATGAACAACTGGAAGATAAATTGCTACTAAGCTCTTATATCCCCGCTTTGCAGGAGGCTGTCTTGGCAGCAAAGATTAAGCCAGAGGAATGGGATATTATTATTGCCTACTATGCCTATAACGAGAGCGACAGAAGCATAGCCGTTCGTTTGAAGAAACCGATAAATACCATTAAATCCAAACGGCAGAGGGCCATGGCCCGCTTACAAAAAAAGTGTAAAGAAAGTAGAGGAAAAAGCATCTGCTAA